A stretch of DNA from Candidatus Binataceae bacterium:
CAACGGGTTCTGGATTGTCTCGATACGAATGCCGTACCAGGGTCCTTACTACGTCGAGGAGCCGGGACCTAACTCTCGCAGGGGGCAAGTACTGCGCGGCTCCTTCCCACCCCATCCGCTACAAATCTGGATTGGGTCGCCCTCGGTCGCCACCGGCCGCGGCTTGGCGCAGGAACTTCTTCAGTACGCAAAAACCCAGCATCTGGAAGCGATCGCGCTGGAGGCCGCTCCCGGCGCATGGACGCGATGGACCGTTGCTCCGCTCAAGCCGACGAACATCGTCGAGTTGCCGGGCTTCGCCGACGGCGACAAATGGGCGAGCATCGGTGACCAGGAAAACCCGCCGAATCTGCAGGTGCTCCAGCCAACCGCGTCGCGGTTCTTGCGCAGGAAGCTCGATCCACGGTTCGGTGTCGCGCTGCCCGTAACCGTCGTTACCTCGGGGTCCGCTGGCCTAACTCCGCTGCTACTGGCCGACGAAACGGTCACGCCCGAACTGCCCGACGTCGATGCCATAGTTAAATTCCCGGCCAGCGAGGCCGGTCAGACTGGGACCTACGCAGAGTTTCGGCTCAAATATCGCAACGCCTTGGCAGAGCAACGCTATTCCCGCAGCGTTGTTTTGGATGCTTCCTGGCACGTGCGCCCCGCAACCGCCAAGCCGCGGGAGTCCTGGTCCTCCGATACCGACGACGACCCCAAGAGCCTTGCCGGGACAGTCAATTTCAGCTCGTTCCTCGGGCTGTTGCAGGAACAGCTCGTGCGTACATCCCAGGACGAGGTCGTACGCGAGCCTCTTCTGCGCCTGGATTACGTTAAGGATAGCGGCGGCGGCTTTGGGCTCCATCACTAGCCAAACGCTGGCCGCGCCAGGACCTACGCAACTTGCTGCGCTGCTAGCACTTGCGGTTGGGGTAGCGGGATTCCTTTTGGCGGCGCTTCGCGCGCTATATCTGGGCGCCGCCAGCCGGCGATTGGCGCGCAGCAAAGCAGAGTGGGAGACCCTGGCTACTATCACCAAACCACAAGGTTTTCGCCGCCTGATGGAATACCTGGAGCGCAGCCGTTCGGCAACCGGAAGCGAGCCACAGGAGGTCTGGCGCGCGGCGCTCGATCAGCTGATGGCCCGAGAGGAGCAGTGGGAGGGTTTCCTGCGGGCATTGATATCCGTCGCCGTCCTGCTTGGTCTGCTTGGTACCGTCCTGGGCTTCATGAGCCTGGCCCCGGCCCTGACCCGGCACGCCCTGGATCAGCTTGACGCCAAACTGGGCGGGGTTTTTATCGGCACCGGCGCCGGCATCCTGAGCGCGCTGCTTATCTACTTGGTCGCCCTCCCGTGGCTGCGTAGCGCAACGGTTAGCTGGGCCGCATGTGTGGAAGACGCTGGCCGCATTGCGCTACTCCCGCTCCTCCCTCGGCCGCCGACCAAGATTCAGGATCTGGTCCTCGACGAACTTACCCGACGGCTCGATGCCGTGGCTCAGGCTTGGGTTTCGACCCTGGCCGAGCCGGCACGGGCGCTCAGGGATGAGGTCGGCGCGGCAGCCACCTCGGTGCAACAAATCAGCGACGCTCTGCGCGCGGTGGAGATAACCAGCGGCGATTTGAAGGCGTTGGCCGCCAGCGCGCGCGGGATGGGCACGGCGGCCAAGTCGATGGTGGAGTCGTCGATGCAGTTCGCCACTGGAGCACAGCACCTGGACACGGTAGCAGGCGGCTTCGGCCAGCAATTGGGGTCACTAGCGACCGTGATTGAAACGAATCGCACTCAGACCGCGGCGCTGGGGCAGACCCTTGCCGAAGGACGTGCCGTGATCGAGCGCGAGGGTACGGAGCTACACGCCGCCTTGGCGCGAATCGCGGAAAATTTCGAACAACTCGCCGGCTTGGTTCACAGCCGCATGAATGAAGAGGCCGGCGTCTCTCAGGAAGCGAGGCGAGCAGTGGAGCGACTGGCTGACGTCGTCGCGTCAACCGAGAAGGCGTTGGCCGAAATGGCCGACAACGCCCACGAAATGAACCTGGCAGCCGCCAAGCTAGCCACGAGCGCGGGCGAGACCCAGGACAGGATCGTTAAGTCGCTGCAGGAGCACTTGGAGCGCTGGACGTCGGCTCAGCAGCTCCTGATGCAACCGATTGCCAGACAACTGACCGGCCTGCCCGAAGCGCTGGGCGAGGCCCGGGAGCATCTCAAAAGTGCCGCCGAGAGCGTTAGCCAAATTGGGCATGAATTCTCGGCTCTCGTGCGTGCCGAAATTTCGAGCGTGGGTCGCACCGCCGCGGAGGCGGTTAATCGCCTGGATACAAAAATGCAGCAAATTTTAGAGGCTGCACGGCCGCCGACGAACTCACCCTTGGCCGTCGATCCGATCGCGTACGAACAACAAGCGACACCGCATGATCGCCCCGCGCTTCAGCTAGCCTCGGCCGCTTCGGCTTCGCGGGATGCAGGCCAGCAGGCCGAACCATCTCCGGGCGGGTTGCCCGATCGTTCGGACGCGGACGGTGAGCGGCAACCTAAAGAAGGCATCAAACCAACCTCGGACGGTGCGCCCACAGAGCTAATTTCCGCGGCCTCCGAGAGGGCTGCCAAGCCCGCGCCCCCAAACGAGGTGTCGCAGGCAGACTCTGGCCTGCCCGCCGCCATACCATTGCCCCCTGCGAGCCCCGAAGCAGCTCTGCCGCACCCCGTGCATACCTCCAAAATGACATCGCACGGGGATGGCGAGCGCAAAGGCACACAAGATAAGCGTGGCGGATTTTTCAGCCGCTGGATGGGGCGTCACTGATGGTGCGGCGAAGACCAGTGGATGGCGCCGGCGAAATCTGGGTCGTGGTAGCCGACGTCTTTATCGGCTTCTTGGTGGTAGTGATACTCATTACTCTGCCGCGAGCGCCCACCAACGCATCGCCCCATCCCCACATCGCACCGACCCCGCCCGCGCTGGATTTCTTAGCTTTCCAGCGTGAGTACCAAGAACTTAAGGTTCGTCTAGAGCAGCTCGCAATGGCTGACGCGGATCTCAAAAAACGCGTCGCCGACCTGCAACAGCAGATCGATCAGTTGAAAGGCCTTCACTCGCCCGCGCTCCCTACCTGCAAATACACCGGGTTAGCTACAGGACCGCTGTTTGACGCTGAAATCCAAGGCGGCGATCGTTTCGAAATCGACGGCCAGGCGTACTCCTTGGAGCAAATCAGCGTGAGGTTCAGACAGCAGTTAGACGCAGCCGATAAGGGCAAGTGCAGGCACACCGTCGGAGTCTGTTACAACTCCGGCCTGAGCGTACCCGATGCCAATACTGGGCGCCAAGCGCTCCAGCGGTTATTCTATGTCGGAGAGTTGAGCGGTCAGCGCTGCGCCGCGCTGTTCCCCAAGTAGACGAGGAGTACCCGCTATTAATCGGCCGCGCCCGTTTCTCTATTTCTACCTGGTGACATTCTTGGTCGCAGTCACGACCCGAATCGCCATGGGGCAGGTTCAGGCATGCTTTTCCCCGCCTCTGCCCAACGGATGCGATCCGCTAACCGCCATCGTCAATGCCATCCAGGCGGCTTCCCACTCGATCAGAGTCCAGATATATGCCCTAACTTCGCAGCCAATAGTCGCAGCGCTGGCCGCGGCCAAACAGCGCAGGGTCGACGTGCGCGTGATTCTGGATAGAAGCCAGCTGGTCGGAGACTCCAGCGAATCGCCCGCGGTTGGCCGGCTCATCTCCGCTGGAATCCCGATCATGGTGGACACCGTACCCGGACTTATGCACGACAAAAACATGGTGATCGACGGGCAGACAGTGTTGACCGGGAGCTTCAATTACACCTGGTCGGCCGAGCATCGCAATGCCGAGACGTTGCTTGTAATCCACAATCCGCAGCTCGCCGCGCAGTACACCAACGATTGGAACATGCGCGCTTCTCGCTCGCGCCCCCTAACCGCTGTTGGCGCACTGCCTCAACTTGATGCAAGCAAGACGCCTGGGGCCGTGCGAGGTAATCGCCGAACGATGATTTATCAGTGGCCGGGATGCCCTTACTACGACAAAATTGCACCCTCCAATCGGGTTAGCTTTCCCACTGCCCAAGCGGCGCAAGCAGCGGGATATCGCGCGGCGCGAAACTGTCCGCCGGACTAGCCCTGATGGCCTGCCCTCACGGGGGACGAAATGGGCCGAGCGATGCGCTAACATTCTGGCCGTGGCGATCGGCGAGGGGATGGTCGAAGTAACAGGGCTGGGCAAGAGCTTTGGCTCGCGCCGCGTGCTGGATGAGGTCAGCTTCAGCGTCCGACCGGGCGAGCTGGTCGGATTGCTCGGTCCCAACGGGGCCGGCAAGACCACCACGCTCTCCATTCTGGCCACCGTCCTCAACCCCGATCAGGGCGAGGTCACTATCGCGGGCTTGGATTTAGCCACCCAGCGCGCCGCGATTCGTGCCCGCCTGGGACTGGTACCGCAAAGCCTGGCGCTCTACCCCACTCTAACCGCGCGTGAAAACCTGCTCTTGTTCGCCCGTCTGCGCGGAGCCACCGCCCGTGAGGCGCGTCGCACGTGCGCCGAAGTCTTGGATGAAGTGGGCTTGACCGAGCATGCCCAGCGCACGGTCGGGCTACTCTCGGGCGGGATGAAACGGCGACTCAATCTGGCCTGCGCCCTGGTCCATCGGCCCCAGGTTTTGTTGCTCGACGAGCCGACGGTGGGCGTGGACCCGCAATCGCGCGAGCGCATCCTGAGCATTATCAAGGAGTTAGGACAGAACGGCACCGCCGTGCTCTACTGTACCCATTACATGGATGAAGTCGAACGCGTCTGCAGTCGGGTGGTCCTGATCGATCATGGGCGCGTGGTGGCCTCTGGCACGACCGCCGAACTGGTGGGTCTGGCCGGCGCACGGCCGCGAATCGAGTTGTATTTTCAATCCCCGCCGCCCCGCAACTGGTACCTAGGACTGCCCGAGGTCAGCGAACTGACACCCGCGCCTAGCCGCAATCATAGCGTGCTGGAATTCGATAGCCTGCCCCGCGTCCAAGAATTATTGAACCGCGCTCAGGCGGTGGGATCGGTGCTGGAGTTCACCGTCCATAGCCCAAATCTCTCCGACGCCTTCATGGCCTTAACCGGCCATCAACTGCGCGACGAGCACGAGTCCGGGTAAGCCGACGCATGATCTGGCGCACCACCAGGCTCATCCTGGTCAATGAATTTCGCCTGCTCCTTCACGATCACGCGGCCCTGTTCATGATGTTCTTGGCGCCGGTGGCGATAATCGCGGTCGCAGGCTTTTCCCTGGGTAACCTCTACGGCGTCCACCCCGACCGCGGCGGCTACTTGGTAGCACTGCTCGATCAGGATCACGGGGTGGTGGCGAGTACGATCCGCGGAGCGCTCAGCCACTCCCCTGGTATTCGGGTGAGGCCGGTTGCCAGCTTGGCCCAGGCGCGCCAATTGATTATCAACGACGAGCGCGCACCGCTGGCGCTTGTGATTCCGGCCGGCACCAGCGCCACCTTCGCGGCCGGCGGCAAGCCGGCCATCGAACTCTATATCGATCCGCTGAAACGGCTGCAGGCAGCCGCGATCCAAGCTCAACTGGCCCAAATCGGCCGTAATCTTCAGATCGCGGCGCAAGCGCGCGCCCAGCATCAAATCGACCTTCGGAGCGCGGCCCTGCGCCGCCGGTTGGAGCAACTGACCGCCGACGCCCGGGCCACTTCCATCCGGGCCGACGCTTACGTGCGCGAGTTGAAGGCAGCGCAAAAGCAGGCCCGGCGCCGGGCCCAAGGCGCAATCCGCCTCCAGCTAAGCGCTGTGCGCACCCAAACCCAAACCGCGATCGATCGCTCGGTGGCCCAGATCAAAAACACGCTGGCGAGCGAATTGAGCGCGCGCCAAGGGGCAATCGACGCGCTGACCCAGTATCTGCGCGCCTTGCAACGAAGCCAAGCCCAATTTCAATCGTGGCTGGACCGACTCAAGCAATTGGCGGGATCCCATGCCGGCCAGATTCCACCACCGCCAATCTGGCCCGCGGCGCCCAACGCCGCCCAATTGGCAATTCTTTCAGCCCCAATGAAAGTTCCCATCAACGCTCCGGTACTGCCCTCGGTCGACGACAGTTTCAAGCTACCCGTGCCGCACGTCAAAATGCCCTCGCCTCCCCCACAAGCGCCCGCTCTGTCCGATCTGGTCCCTGCGAATGCCACCTTGCCAGGCACCGTGGGGTGGGACACTCGACCGCTGATTTCCGGCCTGCAAGTCAATTCCTTCGATCAGTACGTGCCCGGCTTCGGCATCACCTTTCTGCTGATCGACATGCTTTGGGGAGTGGGCGTGGGGCTGATCGACGAGCGCGAGTGGGGCACCCTGCAACGGCTGCGCGCCGGGGGCGCCCCGGTGACTGGGCTGATGCTGGGAAAGCTCTCGGCCCGCCTGCTAATCGGTACGTTTCAGATGGCGGTGCTGTTCGCGGTCGGCCGCCTGCTGTTCGGGATCAGCCTGGGCCACAATCCGGCGATGCTGCTAATGCCCGCGGCCGCCATCGCTTTTGCCGCCGGCGCCTTCGGCCTGCTGATCGCCTGCGTGGCGCGCAGCCGCGACGCCGTGCTGCCAATCGGCTCGGTGGCCGCGATGGCGATGTCGGCCATTGGCGGCTGTTGGTGGCCGCTGGGCTTCGAGCCGGCCTGGATGCGCGCGGTGGCGATGTGGATGCCCACCACCTGGACGATGCGTGCCTTCAACGATCTGATGATTCGCGGCCTGCCCGCGCCCAGCGCGCTGGTCCCGTCGGCTTTTACCTTCGCGCTGGGACTTGGCTATTTGATTATTGGCCTGCTCGGCGCCGTGCGCTTTTACGACTAAATTGCTCCTCAAGCGTACAGATCTTCGACCGCCAAAACTTCGGTCTTTGAACTCCTGACGCGCTTTAGCCAATACCCGCAATCCGGTTCGCCAATCGTCGAAACACATTCCTGTCCTTTTTGCCGAGTTCACAAACTACGCGCTAGCCCACCGAATTGATTTGCGACGAACGCATCGTCGATCGGTCAAATTCACATTTAGCTTATTTAAAAAAAGGTTAACAAAACTGATATCGTTGAAGAAAATAAATACCTTTAGTTGCAAGTAACTCAGCGATTTAGTATATTTTGACTGGTTTTGGCTAAAACAAGATGCTTCTATCCAAATTCGCAGGCCTATGAAATCCTCTGACTTGCAAAAGAAATTCGCCGTTGGTTTTCGCTCGCTTATCATTGCATTGCTTTGCTTTATGTTGCAGACGACTTTCGCAACGGCATCTCATGCCCAGTCGACCAAGATCAGCGCGAAGGTCGCCAAAGCGATGGCCAGTGGCGGATTGCAACGCATGATCCTAGTTATGAGCCAGCAGGCCGATTTATCCGGCGCCCAGCAGCTAACCAGCAAAGCGGACAAGACACGCTACGTGTACGAAACGCTGCGCGAGATGGCTGATAGCACCCAGCCCGGCATCGTCACCGCGCTCTCGCAAATGGGCCTGACTCCGACCGCTCGGTTGTACATCCAAAACGCCATCGTAGTGACGGCTGATGGAGGCAAGGCGATCGACAGCCCGGCAGTCAACTCCTTGGCCGCACGCGCGGACGTCGCGAGCATTGAAACCGACGACCCCATCACCGCCGATCC
This window harbors:
- a CDS encoding ABC transporter ATP-binding protein, with product MAIGEGMVEVTGLGKSFGSRRVLDEVSFSVRPGELVGLLGPNGAGKTTTLSILATVLNPDQGEVTIAGLDLATQRAAIRARLGLVPQSLALYPTLTARENLLLFARLRGATAREARRTCAEVLDEVGLTEHAQRTVGLLSGGMKRRLNLACALVHRPQVLLLDEPTVGVDPQSRERILSIIKELGQNGTAVLYCTHYMDEVERVCSRVVLIDHGRVVASGTTAELVGLAGARPRIELYFQSPPPRNWYLGLPEVSELTPAPSRNHSVLEFDSLPRVQELLNRAQAVGSVLEFTVHSPNLSDAFMALTGHQLRDEHESG
- a CDS encoding phospholipase D family protein, with translation MVAVTTRIAMGQVQACFSPPLPNGCDPLTAIVNAIQAASHSIRVQIYALTSQPIVAALAAAKQRRVDVRVILDRSQLVGDSSESPAVGRLISAGIPIMVDTVPGLMHDKNMVIDGQTVLTGSFNYTWSAEHRNAETLLVIHNPQLAAQYTNDWNMRASRSRPLTAVGALPQLDASKTPGAVRGNRRTMIYQWPGCPYYDKIAPSNRVSFPTAQAAQAAGYRAARNCPPD
- a CDS encoding MotA/TolQ/ExbB proton channel family protein — translated: MAALRALYLGAASRRLARSKAEWETLATITKPQGFRRLMEYLERSRSATGSEPQEVWRAALDQLMAREEQWEGFLRALISVAVLLGLLGTVLGFMSLAPALTRHALDQLDAKLGGVFIGTGAGILSALLIYLVALPWLRSATVSWAACVEDAGRIALLPLLPRPPTKIQDLVLDELTRRLDAVAQAWVSTLAEPARALRDEVGAAATSVQQISDALRAVEITSGDLKALAASARGMGTAAKSMVESSMQFATGAQHLDTVAGGFGQQLGSLATVIETNRTQTAALGQTLAEGRAVIEREGTELHAALARIAENFEQLAGLVHSRMNEEAGVSQEARRAVERLADVVASTEKALAEMADNAHEMNLAAAKLATSAGETQDRIVKSLQEHLERWTSAQQLLMQPIARQLTGLPEALGEAREHLKSAAESVSQIGHEFSALVRAEISSVGRTAAEAVNRLDTKMQQILEAARPPTNSPLAVDPIAYEQQATPHDRPALQLASAASASRDAGQQAEPSPGGLPDRSDADGERQPKEGIKPTSDGAPTELISAASERAAKPAPPNEVSQADSGLPAAIPLPPASPEAALPHPVHTSKMTSHGDGERKGTQDKRGGFFSRWMGRH
- a CDS encoding ABC transporter permease, encoding MIWRTTRLILVNEFRLLLHDHAALFMMFLAPVAIIAVAGFSLGNLYGVHPDRGGYLVALLDQDHGVVASTIRGALSHSPGIRVRPVASLAQARQLIINDERAPLALVIPAGTSATFAAGGKPAIELYIDPLKRLQAAAIQAQLAQIGRNLQIAAQARAQHQIDLRSAALRRRLEQLTADARATSIRADAYVRELKAAQKQARRRAQGAIRLQLSAVRTQTQTAIDRSVAQIKNTLASELSARQGAIDALTQYLRALQRSQAQFQSWLDRLKQLAGSHAGQIPPPPIWPAAPNAAQLAILSAPMKVPINAPVLPSVDDSFKLPVPHVKMPSPPPQAPALSDLVPANATLPGTVGWDTRPLISGLQVNSFDQYVPGFGITFLLIDMLWGVGVGLIDEREWGTLQRLRAGGAPVTGLMLGKLSARLLIGTFQMAVLFAVGRLLFGISLGHNPAMLLMPAAAIAFAAGAFGLLIACVARSRDAVLPIGSVAAMAMSAIGGCWWPLGFEPAWMRAVAMWMPTTWTMRAFNDLMIRGLPAPSALVPSAFTFALGLGYLIIGLLGAVRFYD